The genomic region GAGCGGGGCGGGGTCCCAAGTAcaagctggggcggggggtggggcggggtccCAAGTATAGGCAGGTGCTGGGGCGGGACGTGGGCGGGGTCCCAAGTACGGGCGTGGGCGGGGCCCCAAGTACAAGGCGGTgctggggcggggcgggctcCCAGGTACAAACAGGTGCTGGGCGTGGCGTGGGCGTGGGTGTGGGCGTGGCGGGGTCCCAAGTACaagctggggcggggcggggcggggcggtccCAAGTGCGCGCCCGCAGGACCCGGCAGCGGACGGCAGCCGCACGCGGGTTAGCCGGCCAGGCCTGGCGCCCACAGCGCGCGCTGCCCTGTTCCTGCAGCTGAGTCCCAACGGGGGCCAGGAGGACACCCGCATGAAGAATGTGCCGGTCCCTGTGTACTGCCGCCCGCTGGTGGAGAAGGACCCGACCATGAAGGTGAGGCCCCGGAGCGCGCCAGGCGGCAGAGGTCCCCAGAAGCTAcgtccaggagggcagggaggcgggGGGAGGCCGGCTCCCGGACCTCACGGCCGCCTTCCCCCAGCTGTGGTGTGCCGCGGGCGTCAACCTGAGCGGCTGGAAGCTTAGTGAGGACGGCCCTGGGAATGGAGTCAAGCCCGCGCCGGGCCGCGACCCTCTGACCTGCGACCGGGAAGTAGAAGGAGAGACCAAAAGCAACCACGCGTCCCCCGAGAAGAAGAAGGTCAGGGTAGCGGGCATCTTGTCCACCAGAGGGCTCTGCCGCTCCCAGTCTGGAGGACAGCTGGGGACAGTGGCCGGAGACCCGGCTCACCTGAGGTCCGCTGCGGGTGGGCGGGGCAGCGAGGAGGGGCGGAGGCTTAGGGCAGCGGGGCTGGAGCAGCGTCTCTGCCTGCTGGGGAGCTGGGCTAGGGGCTGGATGCTGGGGCTTCACTTCACCTCCAGGCTTGAAATGGGAGTCAGTGCCTTAATGCTGGGAGCTCAGCTTTCCTCTGGGGAGGCGAGGCCCTGAGTGCCTGGACCTAGACACAGAGTACAGTTCTGCCTTCTTGCCGTCCTGGCCACAGGAGAGGGTGTTCAGGTGCCCTGAGGCCACGGGCAAGGCCAGATCCTGAGAGACTGTGGGGTCCCTTCACTGGCCCCCGTTGCTGCCGGAGCAGTGGGCACCCCAGCCTGTCCCTGTGCTTGGAAACAGGCCAAGGAGCTGCCCGAGGCGGATGCCACCTCCAGCCGCGTGTGGATCCTCACCAGCACGCTGACCACCAGCAAAGTGGTGGTCATCGACGCCAACCAGCCAGGCACCGTCGTGGACCAGTTCACCGTGTGCAATGCCCACGTGCTCTGCATCTCTAGCATCCCTGGTGGGTGCTGAGTCCCCAGAGCGTGCGTCCAGGGGGGAGCTCACTGGCGGTCACGTCCTGCCCCGTCCTTTTGCTGACACAGGCGGAGACCCCAGTGTGGTGCTCACCTGGGACAAGGAGGTGGGGTGGCATCATAGCGGCCCCTCCCCTCCCGGACACCCGCACTAGGACTGGAGCTGGGGGGTGTCAGGGGGCTCCTCAGAGCGGGGTGACGGCTGTGACTCCCTCCAGCCGCCAGCGACGGCGACTACCCTCCAGGGGAGATCTTCCTGGACAGTGACGTGAACCCCGAGGACTCAGGCGCGGACGGGGTGCTGGCGGGCATCACGCTGGTGGGCTGTGCCACGCGCTGCAACGTACCACGCAGCAACTGCTCCTCCCGGGGGGACACCCCAGTGCTGGACAAGGGCCAGGGTGAGTCCTGGGCCCGGGGGACACCCCGGTGCTGGACGAGGGCCAGGGTGagtcctgggccctggggacacCTCAGTGCTGGACAAGGGCCAGGGTGAGTCCCAGGCCAGGCCCGTGGCCATCTCCTCTCACCCCTCCCTTCTACAGGGGAGGTTCCGGCTGTCGCCAATGGGAAGGTCAACCCAGCTCCATCCACGGAGGAGGCCACGGAGGCCACGGAGGTGCCAGACGCAGGGCCCAGCGAGGCAGAGGCAGCCGCCGTTCGGCCCGGGCCCCTCACAGAGCATGTCTTTACggacccagcccccaccccgccccccagcgCCCAGCCTGACAGGTGGGCTCTCTCAGGGTGGGGCAGCCAAATGGGGGGGACTGGCGGGTGTGGGGGCCGGGCCTCTGTGGACCTCCCTGGTGCCACCATCCTCCCCACAGTGAGAACGGGCCGGAGGCCGACGTGAGTGGTGCGCAGCCTGAGCCAGAGCCCAGCGGGGACCCTGCGGGCAGCACCAGCGCTGCACCCACCATGTGGCTGGGAGCCCAGAACGGCTGGTAGGCAGGGCCccaggggtagggtggggaggccCCCTGGGCACCCCTGCCCACCGGCCTCCTCCCGCAGGCTCTATGTGCACTCGGCCGTGGCCAACTGGAAGAAGTGTCTGCACTCCATCAAGCTGAAGGACTCGGTGCTGAGCCTGGTGTGCGTGACCCCGCcgggggggagggcagggagggcccaGGGTGGTGGCCTGCGCCCAGCTCACCGCCCACCTACCCTCCCGTCACAGGCACGTGAAGGGGCGCGTGCTGGTGGCTCTGGCCGACGGGACACTGGCCATCTTCCACCGGGGTGAAGGTGAGACCTAGTTTGGGGATGCGGCGGGGGCTGACATCCCCTCGGGGTGCGACTCCCCCACGTGAGCAGAGGCAGCCCAGCCAGGCCTGAGCAGGGCTTGCGTGCTCTCTGCAGACGGCCAGTGGGACCTGAGCAACTACCACCTGATGGACCTGGGCCACCCACACCACTCCATCCGCTGCATGGCCGTCGTGCACGACCGTGTCTGGTGCGGCTACAAGAACAAGGTCCACGTCATCCAGCCCAAGACCATGCAGATTGAGGCGAGTGCGGCAGGGCTCCCCACATGGgggcttcatggggtcgcaggaaACGCCCTCAGGGGGGCGACTGGTTCGTCCAAGGTCATGGGCCAGCAAAGAGTGGCCGGGCTGTGAATGCCTGTCTGCCTGGAGTCCGTCTGCCGTTTTCCCCTGACACAGCAGTCGCAGTCTGCACGGGCCCCATGAACCTCCCTTGGCATGCCTGTGGGGAGGTCACAGGGCCCCCAGGAGGAGAGGGCAACGAAGCCCTGAAAGGCGGCCGTGAGCTGCCTTAAGGACACTTGGCTGTGGCAGCTTCAGGGACCCCACCCCATTGACGGGCTGCCCTGACCCCACAGAAGTCGTTCGATGCCCACCCACGGCGGGAGAGTCAGGTGCGGCAGCTGGCGTGGATCGGCGACGGGGTCTGGGTGTCCATCCGCCTGGACTCCACGCTGCGGCTCTACCACGCCCACACCCACCAGCACCTACAGGACGTGGACATCGAGCCCTACGTCAGCAAGATGCTGGGTGAGGGCGCTGGCCAGcgtgtgggggcaggggtcccCCGAGGCTGCCCGctgaccaccccccgcccccacaggcACAGGAAAGCTGGGCTTCTCCTTCGTACGCATCACAGCCCTGCTCATCGCGGGCAACCGCCTCTGGGTGGGCACTGGCAACGGAGTCGTCATCTCCATCCCCCTGACCGAGAGTGAGTGCCCCAGGCACCTGCGGAGACGGTGGGCGCACGTCAGGGTCCCAGGTGGGGCGCAGGCTGCTCCTCTGTGACCTCTGTGACCACCggtctctctcccttccttacttcaccctcaccctctccagctGTGGTCCTGCACCGAGGCCAGCTCCTGGGGCTGAGAGGTGAGTCCCAAAGTGCCCGCCTTCTGCTCTCAGGAGGCCCCCATCCTGGACGCCCTGGGGCTGAGATGGCCTTGCCTTTGGCTTGGCTGTGGCCCCAGGCgggccccaccccatccctcgcCTGCTGGAAAGCTGACCCGCCCAGTGGGCAGGCTCAGcgcccccagcccctctctctTCAGCCAACAAGACGTCCCCCACGTCGGGAGAGGGTGCCCGCCCCGGTGGCGTCATCCATGTGTATGGCGACGACAGCAGCGACCGGGCAGCCAGCAGTTTCATCCCCTACTGCTCCATGGCGCAGGCACAGCTCTGCTTCCACGGCCACCGGGATGCTGTCAAGTTCTTCGTCTCGGTGCCAGGTGAGCTCCCggcaccccccaccccgaggGCTGTAGCACGGCCCCGGCAGGAGACCACGTGGGGCCCCCACCACCCCGCTGAGGCCCTGTGCCATTGGCAGGGAACGTGCTGGCCACCCTGAACGGCAGCGTGCTCGACAGCCCATCCGAGGGCCCCGGGCCCGCCGCTCCCGCTGCAGATGCCGAGGCCCAGAAGCTGAAGAACGTGCTGGTGCTGAGCGGCGGGGAGGGCTACATCGACTTCCGCATTGGTGAGTGCGCGCCATGGGGCAGGGCCGGGGCATCCCGGGCGGGCAGCCTCTTCACGCAGCCGTGCTCTCCCCAGGCGACGGCGAGGACGACGAGCCGGAGGAGGGCGCGGGGGACGTCAGCCAGGTGAAGCCGGTGCTGTCCAAGGCCGAGCGCAGCCACATCATCGTGTGGCAGGTGTCCTACACCCCCGAGTGAGCTGCGGCCCTCCACCCTGCCCGCCTGATGCCGCCCGCACCTGTACATACGCCCCGCCCACCTGCCCACCGCCGCCCCAGGGCGGCCAGGCGCCCGTCCACCCCACTTCTGACCTCTCAACCTGCAGCTTTCACCTGAGGCCCGGGGCCTCCCCCCCGCGAGCTGGCAGAGCAGCTGgtctggctgggggtggggcggggagcgGGCAGCGTTCTGACCAGGGGGGCGCAGAGCCTTTTGGAACACCGGCTTCCCAGCAGCTCCTGGCCGGCACCCGGCCCTAAGTCCTCCAGGCCCAGGGCACTGCAGGGCCAGAGCGAGGCAGAACCCCAGGGAGGATCAGGCCAGGGCACACCCCTACAGGCAGCCCTAGCTCCACCCTGGGCCCCCCACTCCCATCACTCTCTCCCAGGGTCCCCCCAGGGAGCAAACAGGGACTCAACCCTGCTGAGTCTTCCTACCCTTGGTCCACTTGCCTTTGACTGCTGTCCACGAGAGCGGGGCTCCAACCCTCAGGGAGCTGGCCCAGCCGCTCACCTTCCctgggctccccccaccccaaaccctgcCACCCCGGGAACCGGCATGAAAGCACGTAACCAAGCTCCCTGGGGCAGCTGCTCgagaagacagacagatagacGCCCTCATCCAGCTCGAGCCCTGTGATCGTCCCGTGTGCTAGGCCCTCACTGACCCGTGTCTTCCCCTCACCACTGGCTCAACCTGGGCGAAGACCCACCTTGTAGGAGCAGGCCCCTTGAGTCCCACCCCTCTCGGAAGCCCCTAGGGTGGAATTTCTCAGGCTGCCAGGGCAGGCCCAGGCCTCAGGAAGaggggggggtgggggcctggCCTCTCCTGGGGTCAGTCCTTGGATGTAGGCTCAGCCTCAGGGTGATGGGAAGGAGTGCTCCAGGGCCTGCCTCCGGTGCAGTCTCTGAGGAGCCCGCTCCTAAGACACGCTACTAAGTGCCTGGGGCCAGTGGCGCGGCCTGCTCCCGTGAGGGCCCTGATGACAGGCTGACTGCTCAGCAGAGGCCAAGGGCCAAGGAGAGGAGCTGCTAGGTGTCTGTGCCTGCTGCTCCGAGGGGCATTGCCTTGGACTGCTACAACCCCTGCCCAGGCCTCACTCCTGTTCCTCCAGGCACTGGGCAGGGTCGCCCAGGCcctgctgcccaccccctcccacagagAAGCACAGACCCCGGGCAGCTGCCCCCAAGCCCAGCCGGTACCACTGCAGGCTTCCCCCACGCCCTGCCACTCTCCACTGTGACGTCCGTCAAGTCCCTCTCTGTCCTCAGGGGGACTGAAGCGACCTGGGGGTGAGCCGGGTGGGTGCAGccaggggaaggggctgggaCGATTCTCCTCAGGCTTTGGCCCTGCAAGTGACCCTACGTATCTGCTCTGTATGTAATAAATGTCTTAACACCATACTTCTGTGTCCCTGGGCCCAAACCAACTGGAGCACAAAAGTTTTCTTCCgtttattataaaaacaaacgCCCCAGCAAGCCAAGTACCCGAGCTGCGCCCTGCTGCATTTCCAGGCAAGCTGTAAACAGGAGCGGGCTGGGCCGAGGCGCCTGAAAACCCCATCCAGGGCAGGAAGGCAACCAGAGCTCGGCAGGCGGACACCCACCTGCCCTCCGGAAGGCTGCCGCTGGGCTACCACAGGACAGGCGCTCTGAGCTCCGGGGTGGGGCCTGGAGGGGGCGGGGTCAGCCGCAGCCCGCTTCGGAGGGGCACACCTGCCCGAGAGGCCCGGCTACTCGTACAGCCAGTGCCCCGCGCTATCCTCCCAGCACAGGAGCTCGTCTGTGCGGAACCAGAGTGCGATCTCGCGGCGGGCGCTCTCCACCGAGTCGCTCCCGTGAATCACGTTCCTGTGCGGGAGAGGCGGCGTGAGCACAGCCCGGGGCAGGCAGAGCTCGGTCAAGGCCCCGCGCAGCCCACTATGGGGAGTCGGAACCCGACTTACTTGCCGACCTCGATGCAGAAATCGCCGCGGATGGTGCCGGGCGCGGCGTCGGCCGGATTCGTGGCTCCGATGAGCGCCCGGGAAGTGCGCACAACATCCAGACCCTGCCACACCTGCCGACAGAGTCGGAGGTCAGCGCTGGGTCAACGTCCCAcccgcctgcccgcccgcccgccgacACTCACCATGGCCACCACCGGCCCGGAGCCCATGTACTTGACAAGGCGCCCGAAGAAGGGGCGCTCGCGCAGCTCGGCATAGTGTTCCCGCAGCAGCTCCTCCGaagcctggggaagggagggcgACAAGCCGCGTGCTCGGGGATCCTGGCCCCCCGGGCCCCGCCCCACGCCCGTAGACCCCGCCCCATTCCCCATGGCTGGAGACCCCGGCGCTCACCCGCACCAGCTTCAGCGCCACCAGCTTGAAGCCCTTCCTCTCGAAGCGCCGCACGATCTCGCCCACGAGCCGCCGCTGCACGCCGTCGGGCTTCACGGCCAGGAAGGTGCGCTCGTGCACGCCGGTGTAGGCTGCGGGGACCGGCGGGGTCGGGGCGCGTCAGGCCCGGCcgcaccccctccccgccccgcgtGGCCCGGCCCGCGACGCTCACCCGCCGGGAAGAGGTTGGCGAAGATGGTCAGCATCAGGCAGATCATGATGGCGACGGCGGGGCGCAGGCGGCgcgggcccggggcgggggcggcgcgCGGACCGGGGCGGAGCCTGTGCTTAAAGCGGTCCTGTCGCTGGGAGCCGCAGCCTCGGTGGGCGCGGCGAGGCGGCGCCTGTCGTCCACGCCCACACAGGGACCTGTACGGTCGCGCCCGGGCCTCCCCAGTCCCTTGGGGTCTCCGCACCAAGGGTCGTAAGCAGCAGTGACAGCCTGTTACTCCCCGAAGCCCTGCCACCAGCCCGCTTTGGTCCCCCAACCCCAAACTCAAACCACATCCCAGGTTACTTCATGTGCCTTTATTCGCTTTCAGTTTCTGCCCGGGTCGTGGGAGGGGAAGCCAAAGTGGAAGTGACAGGCCAGCACTGGGCTCCACACCTGCTGCCCTGCTGCTTCCAGCGTGCCCCCAGGAACCACTTCTGGCAGTCAGATCTGCGAGTTGGGGAAGCCGGGACAGAGGAGATAAGGTGCAAAGGGTGCGCCCTTTGTACGAAAACTTAGAACGTCGACAAGTCGGCGGGGAGATCAGATCCAAGATACCAAGGGGGCTGATTCAGGTGTGACCCAAAGGGGTGCCCACTGTCTTGCGCCCTTGGGGCAGCCTGCCCGCTCCCGCACTTTAGACTGCTGTGCCCTTGGTCTTTTTCTTCGCCTCCAGGTTCTCAGGATAGTCCCAGGGATCAGTGCGTATCCTCTCCAGGCTGAGCATGGGCTCCTCCGTGCTGGGGTCTCCGCTTTTCTGTCGCTCTGCTAGAATCATGGCCCGGAGGAGCGGCGGGTAGGGGACGGGGCGCGGCGTCTCCTCCGACGCCGGCGTGAAAGAGGTGAAGGCCTCCTCCTCGTGCTTGGGCACCAGCCGCCAGTCGTGGTACATGACCTGCTCGATCTCCCGGGCCTCACTCTCTGTCTTTCCTGGGGAGAGGAGACCGGGGACGTTTGCTCAGACGTTGCCGGAAAACCTGTTGCGGGCAGCCTCCCCACCGAGTCTCCGACGCCTTACCTTTGAAGGTCAGGATACCCCAGGCCTTCCCGTGGTCCAGGTTCTGTAAAGCAAGTAGGGGAGGAGGTCAGCTCGGAAAGCGCTCGCCCAGGGGTCGGGCGACAGGAGACCCCCTCCCACTCAGCGGCTCGCAGAGGAGGCGCCGGAGCCCCGCGGGGCTGGGAGCGGCGCGGAGCTCGCGGTGCGCGCACCTGCGCCGTGTAGTCCGGCCGGATCCGCGTGAGGCGCCAGTAGCACGGCTCGTCGTGCTGCCACAGCCAGGACTTGCGCGTGACCAGGCGGCCCAGGCCGAAGAACGGGAGGCGGGCGAGCAGTTGCAGGAGCCGACTCTCGCGGCGCACGTCGACCCAGGCTCGCATGGGCAGTTTGCGGCCCGAGTGCGGCCGCATCAGCGTCTCGTAGTCCAGGGCGTAGCGCACCGAGTCGCGCGGTCGCTCCCGCTGCTCGCGCAGGGCCCGCACACGGCGGGCCAGCTCGGCGATCAGCCGCGGCCGCACCTTCTTGCGCGCCATGGCCGGGGCGGCCTCCACGGTCCGGCCGGAAGATGCCTCCGCCGCCGCGCTGCAGACCCGCCTGGCGCCGGAAGCGGCGGGTGTCCCTTGCAAAGGAGTCCGGGCGCGGCCGGAAGCGGAGAAGGGGCCGGGCGGGCCATGGCGAGGGCAGTGcccgggaggggcgggggcgcCCGCCGGGGCCGGGAACAGCGGCGGCCCCCGACGTGGGAGATCTCGGACTCGGACGCCGAGGGCCCGGCTAGCGCGGAGACCCCCGCGACGACTCGGGAGCCGGCGGGAGAGCGCAGGCCGGCGGCCGAGGCGCTGCGGTGGCTTCGGCCCGGGCAGGCGGTGCGTCGCCTGGCGGTGCTCGTGGACCCAGGTGCGGGGAGCCGCCCGGGTGGGAGCCGGGCCTTGGGGGACCCGGTTGGACGGACTCCGCCCTGCGCCTTGGGAGCCGGCCGGGGGTCAGTGCTGGCAGCGCGCTGTCCAGGCGGTGGGTGTCCGGTGTCCGCGCGGGGGAGGGAGCAGTGACCGCCGGCCTCCTTGCGCCCCGTCCCAGCCGTCCTGGAAGACGCGGGTGCCGACACCCTGATGGAGGCCCTGCACGCCCTGGGCTGTGAGCCCCGCGTGGAGCCGCAGCGCCCGGCGCGGAGCCTCCGCTGGAGCCGGGCGAGCCCAGACCCTTGCCCGCGCGATGTGAGTGTCCCGGGGGTGGGGGCCGAGTGCAGCCCTGGGTTGGGTGTTTAACGTAGCAGAGATGCTCTGAGAGGCACGTTTTCCAAAGGAGCGAACTGagaatggggggtggggtgggggggcgcggggcgggcggTAAAAGGCTGGGACCCAGAGCCTGAAGGAAGGGCCGCGCTGAGGGACCGGCCCTCCCAGCCCGTCCAGGCTGTGGCCGCAGGCGTAGCCGCCTGGCCCTCTGGGTCGGTGTTAGTAGAAGTCGGGATGCTGGGCTGGTGGAGAGCAACCCGGGGAGAACCTATGTGAGCCCCGGGACTCCTGGGGGCCCGGACTGTGGCCCGGGGTGGGCAGCAGCACCCCCCATGTCCCCCAGGTGCCCCCTGAGGTGTGGGCTGAGGATGAGCCCCACGTGCTGCTGTTGCTGGAGCCTGAAGAGTTTGTACGCGGAGTGGTCCAGCTGACCCAGGTGCGGCGGAGGAGTGGGAGGAGAGCCTTGTCGGCAGATGGCAGGGCTGGGTGCTCTGCCTTGGGCGTCAGGGCTGAACTGGGGGAAACTGCTGGGCTCTTGGGCTGGCAGAAGGTGGGAGCCACAGCTGCTTCTAGACCGTAGAAGCCACAATGAGGCAGGTTCTCTTGAGCCCTGAGTTAGAAGTTAGGTGGTCAACTGCGGGTGGAGACCTGGGGACCAGGGCCGCAGGCTGGCTGTGCAGTCGGCCTTGTGACACCCCACAACCCAGCCCTCCTGGCCCGAGGAGAAATAGGGATTGCTTTCAGCTGACGTTTGCACCAGAGTATCGTTTAGGCCGGACCCTCTGCCAGGCTCTGGGTCTCAGGGTTCACAGTTCATcaagcacctgctctgtgccaggcagaggtgggccagggatggggagggggcttcATTCCAAGTCTTCTAGGCACCTGGGATGTGCCTGAGGACTTTCGTAGACCTCCCTGTGGCAAGCACAGGGCTGGTTTTCTGAAGAGAGCAGGCCGGGCGGAGGAgtccaccccaccccttcccagcaCCGAGAGGTCCTTCTTGGAAGGACTTTGTTTGCTTCCTGCAAGCTGGCACTGGCTGGTGGGCCCCGCCTGCCACAGCCCCGAGGAACAGGTGAGCCTCCTTGGCATGCAGGTATGTGGCCTGACCTGTTCTGTGCCCTGGGTCACACCTGAgagccctgcctgcctccaccTGGCTGTCATCGGGCTGGACGCTTATCTGTGGTACTGGTCACCCTGACACCCTTGGCCTGCCTCACCAGGACGGGAGGGTTCATGGGGAAGGCAGGGTGGTTTTAGGGGCTGGCGTCACAGCTGACCCCCTCCCCTGGGCGGCTCGGGGGAATGGAAGAGGGTCAGGGAGGGTGAGGGGCCACAGGGACGGTCCATCTGCTCAGGTCTCAgcagcccagagcccaggagaCGCAGCAGCCAGGGCGTCCAGCGGTCACTCGCACCAAGGGGGCGGTCGGCTGGCCTGAGGTGGAGGAGGTGAGACGGTGAGGTGGGCCTGGGGCCTGGTCCTTGGCTGCTGTCCAGGGCACATCGGGGCCGGTGTGGCCCGTGGGGGCATGTGTTGTTGGGGAGCCCCGTGCCCCACACCGCGGTCACTCCCACCTAGGCCCTGGTGCACCTGCAGCTCTGGGCGAACGTGGACGTGCTGCTGGTGGCCTCCTGGCAGGAGCTGAGCCAGCACGTGTGCGCCTTCACCAAGGCCCTCGCCCAGCGCCCCTTCAAGTGCGTGACCCTCTCCCTTCTGGGAGCTGCGGGTGGTGGGGGCCGTGTCCGAGGGGTCCCAGGCTCTGctgagcagggggtggggtgctCGGCAGAGGTGAGGGGCCTCTAGCGCCTCCCtgcaccctcccccccccccccccaggcagGCCCGGGAGTCTGGGGCCTTCCCCTTCTGCACCTCTGGGCGCTGGGCGGCAGGAGAGCGAGTGGCCAGAGACGGTGCAGGGCTGCGGGAGGCCTGGTGGCGGCAGGTCAGGCAGTTCAACCGCGTCAGCCCAGCCGTGGCTGACAGTGTTGTCAGTGCCTTCCCATCCCCCCGCCTGCTGCAACAGGTGGGTGCCCGCCCTCACCCAAACCCCGGGAATGGGGCCGGCTCCCCAAGGCCTGCCACTCACCCCTGTGCCCGCCCTAGGCGTACATGGCCTGTGGCATGGAGCAGGAGCGCCTGGCCCTGCTGGCCGACCTCCCAGTGAAGACGGGCAAGGGTGTGCCGCCCCGCAGGGTGGGGCCCGACCTCTCCCGCCGCATCTGCCTCTTCCTGACCACCACCAACCCCGACCTCCTGCTGGACCTGGGTTCCTGACCACACCCGTGGGGCCACACAGGGCCCTCCCACCTGCGGCAGGAGTGATCACGGCCGCCCAGGGGACCCGCGGGAAACCACGGGGGGTGGTGTGCCCCGCACCTGGGGCTCTTGGGGctctcagtcaagtctgacccTGAGCTAGGGGATGAGGGGGCAGCAGAGAGAAATCTTGCATAACTGGGAGAAGAGGAAATTCTTTGCTCGCTGGTGGAAGGTCTCGagacggtggggggtggggcttaCGTGCCTTGGACCTGTGCATGCTGGCCGAGGGGCTGGTGGGCAGCTGGCACCAGCAGGACGGGCTGTGGGGGCCTCGGGTCCCACAGGGGAAACTCCCATCACTGGGAGGCTGGGGTAGGGGAACCTTCATTTTTGAGACAAGGTTCAGAGGGATGAGAGAGAACCAGGCCACCTCTCCCAGGGTACCATGAGGGCCCAAGAGGAGACAAGCGCGAACACCTATGAGCCCCAGGCCTCACTTTGACCCCCTTCATTCTATAGGCAGGTGGACATCAGACTTAGAGTTTATTATGGTCGCTTTCAGCCTCAGACAGGAGGAACAGAGCTGACGACATGCAAAGCAAGTTAAGAAAAACCTGAGGCTGGTGGTGGCAGGGAGAGCCGA from Odocoileus virginianus isolate 20LAN1187 ecotype Illinois chromosome 33, Ovbor_1.2, whole genome shotgun sequence harbors:
- the NME3 gene encoding nucleoside diphosphate kinase 3, producing the protein MICLMLTIFANLFPAAYTGVHERTFLAVKPDGVQRRLVGEIVRRFERKGFKLVALKLVRASEELLREHYAELRERPFFGRLVKYMGSGPVVAMVWQGLDVVRTSRALIGATNPADAAPGTIRGDFCIEVGKNVIHGSDSVESARREIALWFRTDELLCWEDSAGHWLYE
- the MRPS34 gene encoding small ribosomal subunit protein mS34 translates to MARKKVRPRLIAELARRVRALREQRERPRDSVRYALDYETLMRPHSGRKLPMRAWVDVRRESRLLQLLARLPFFGLGRLVTRKSWLWQHDEPCYWRLTRIRPDYTAQNLDHGKAWGILTFKGKTESEAREIEQVMYHDWRLVPKHEEEAFTSFTPASEETPRPVPYPPLLRAMILAERQKSGDPSTEEPMLSLERIRTDPWDYPENLEAKKKTKGTAV
- the EME2 gene encoding probable crossover junction endonuclease EME2, whose product is MARAVPGRGGGARRGREQRRPPTWEISDSDAEGPASAETPATTREPAGERRPAAEALRWLRPGQAVRRLAVLVDPAVLEDAGADTLMEALHALGCEPRVEPQRPARSLRWSRASPDPCPRDVPPEVWAEDEPHVLLLLEPEEFVRGVVQLTQVCGLTCSVPWVTPESPACLHLAVIGLDAYLWSQQPRAQETQQPGRPAVTRTKGAVGWPEVEEALVHLQLWANVDVLLVASWQELSQHVCAFTKALAQRPFKQARESGAFPFCTSGRWAAGERVARDGAGLREAWWRQVRQFNRVSPAVADSVVSAFPSPRLLQQAYMACGMEQERLALLADLPVKTGKGVPPRRVGPDLSRRICLFLTTTNPDLLLDLGS